The genomic window AATTGTTAATAATTCGCTTAAGTCCGCAATACTCGACTTGATCGCGGTAAAATTCGCAGCATTCGAACTTCCCCAAGCAGTAGAAGGATCGGAAGGCGAAAGAGAAGGAGTGATATCTCCTAAATGTTCCTCCAATTCCGCAATCTCTGCGTCAATTTCCTCAGCTAGTTCTGGGCTATAAAATTTTACATAATCCTTAAGTCCCGCTCCCGTTCCATTCCCGGTATAAATCGCTTTAAAAGTACTTAAATTATCGATCAAATTCTGGAAAGATTGTCCGGAATATCTGGACTCCGCACGATCCGATTTAGGAGAAGAACCGTTTCCACCTCCGGAAAGCCCGGCAGGAATTTCCAACTTTCCATCCTTCATAATAGTTAAAAGTTGGATTGCTCCCGATAAAACAGCGTCTAACGCGATACCTGAACTCGAAAAAGTGGCAGAAGTTCCATTTCCTGCAGTTGCAAGCTGAGTGCCCAAAGGATTTGTGCCACTCGTATCCCAAGCACTAGTTACATTAAAAACATGCCCGCTATATTCTAAAACCAAAGCTCTTAGGAGAGCCGCTCTTCCGTCCGGAGCAGACGGAAAATCAGAACAGCTTGGCGCAGTTCCTCGATTCACCCCCGCTCTACTAAAAAGAAGATATTCTATCGCGCTAATACCTTTGGCCTTATTTTTCATCTGACCGATAGCCTGTTGCGCATCGGAAAGATCCCCGACAGTAAATGTATCCAAGTCATCCAACTCATCTGTATTAGGCGAAGACTCTATTAAATAATTGATTAGAAAAGGATCCATCCGGGTAAAGTATGCAAGAGTAGATCCGAAACGAAAAGGTTCTACTTTTTTCAGATCGGATTTATGAGCAATCCATGCGGCCTGCGCGGAAGCTAAAGAATCAGAAGCACAAAGATCATTCGTTGCGTTTACAAGATTCACTCTACTCGTTTCTAAATTCACGAAAAGTGGAGGAAGAACATTATTCCCTAAATTCTGCAAAACAGATCTAGGATCGAATGAATTAAACATCTGATAGAGATATCCATTCGCGTTTGCCGCACCGGTTGCGGAGT from Leptospira neocaledonica includes these protein-coding regions:
- a CDS encoding imelysin family protein yields the protein MRQNNSVRSGRFGRFFRIKKLILTAWVILSISLLSILISCSHKNSATGAANANGYLYQMFNSFDPRSVLQNLGNNVLPPLFVNLETSRVNLVNATNDLCASDSLASAQAAWIAHKSDLKKVEPFRFGSTLAYFTRMDPFLINYLIESSPNTDELDDLDTFTVGDLSDAQQAIGQMKNKAKGISAIEYLLFSRAGVNRGTAPSCSDFPSAPDGRAALLRALVLEYSGHVFNVTSAWDTSGTNPLGTQLATAGNGTSATFSSSGIALDAVLSGAIQLLTIMKDGKLEIPAGLSGGGNGSSPKSDRAESRYSGQSFQNLIDNLSTFKAIYTGNGTGAGLKDYVKFYSPELAEEIDAEIAELEEHLGDITPSLSPSDPSTAWGSSNAANFTAIKSSIADLSELLTILNTELAALTGSSPVSGGPGGDGD